One Neodiprion pinetum isolate iyNeoPine1 chromosome 1, iyNeoPine1.2, whole genome shotgun sequence genomic window carries:
- the LOC124210691 gene encoding homeobox protein 5 isoform X2 → MQQPQPRPLLGDSVSSTPPQAARRNNPVAVLTHQQLQQLQQLQAHNPTGQSLTFALQQPSNNAQEQNNGSATHGNHIVYVNQLNQLNQGGLGHSGTGMGLPPATPTFGVGLNMGLPLSLLNTSLTSLTSNAITTSNPLLNLGLSGINPGLTTLNPNLNTLNSSLNTINQSLSSNLTTNNINSGLAGLGQDLTNVTSGLSSINSGLSGINQGLTSLNPNVNPGLNTLNTNLSNVNSSVSNFGTLNPSISTNLTTTSINQGLSQTLNALNSGLTPSSIGSSNSNSFSFPTIQSIQSLAPHIVSSNITHIPSSNVSHLTSNSSVSSISHISNSGVTHIPSSSVFTQVSSVPTLCSSNITQASNITHLTNAGTMHSGVSQAPNSTLQHIPLSNDPNSTISHITSSNASHITTFHPQRQFSQNLNPVLSSSQTLNSVNTSLNAMSNLNNVKNVQNIQSQNISSPGSPFSIPMKSPASNIAPPTPSPSPNRLLLRSPASNSMQSNRNSPSPVSISTPNASFGTQLQSPMQSPMSIGPIQSPAPSPYPPAKSPHHLGAGSAMNNRSPAPGGSPGPPVVRSNTPILQQGMQVLQIIHGNPQNYQPTPTQLVTRTHLIGNQQIQIATTKPTKQPPQILPKPPNQQASVTQPKQQRTTNTVTSQVPQQSQPQLVLTGPQTNATTATMIPTAQGPLLLNQLTQQQLVRVVTAQGMQLQGLAPAFFAVPNGFPPPPPPVLRHNQNSPAPPNSGGNPIVIQNTMVQSPQTQLTQVTNANTSNNSSNSHTVDHNLLPPPKKKAKKKKKAKRKDEEPPKLDLASIMKISGIGDDDDMFDTDLVTESETSNQMQIEQSIDQSLGSALTQVSICNTINVNTQTQSNQNSRNSQLLAQLQTPVQNPISGHLRLAVGEDGKFILHHTPEPNHPEIDAATAQALIRSLTQGGGQNSQIISQLLGQASGSPQNTGHNQPMIQMQSHSRQKFEKSPLATANQGSNQPQAAVTSPTNCQDVTLSTSPEQLQISQNLNMQSNLSNSANQNTQICPSLNSQSHANSMQNSNMQMSMNLNINSMSNTTKTAQTSNTNLHSHQHSNPNIQLSGEVSSQKFSMVCPKFQVQTNQRVPNTGQPVAPNQQHGRNLQTQNVTQNRVTNPPVQLSPQQTVKYSQHTGHGTQKPMQSTHSMQVNSQLVNLLPKNAQSIQQINMQQETQCNQQTTQTGQLLQNQNVQHIFQQNPNTSSNLQHNIPLNSVNNMQQNISTSGQQNTSKNVHQSTAASAQQQQQHQNSISQQNAPATQQHLEQSLHCNIASDLHHNSANIVNQNAPNNLQHGTTNNKQQNLTTDSQNVSLKQHKMAYVNTNCSENLQSPNSQSGTNNVQQQKILISNSPCQRNMQQTDLQKVQASSTNTMNSAATSIFNNAPKITPEILNALSNLNPNDQLLIANANGQMQVISQQLLQQFLSGQLNVSQQTQNQNQTQKIVIGEPNSNNQNLQGVQINTPTSQIIVNSSGGVPTIQNNIQNIVVQAAPSQMPQQIQIQNSGFPTQFIDNLNQQQIRSLGNNSTTTSSAPKKAKLTKKVKVAVTSAQNVSFQSVAKAVAVSRTTMTTTTSTQKTSLCDTTNKGNLSLMAQSTNSNKSELPPTSTNGSVVSPMPNNQNLILPNGQLVQRVQTIQLPVQKQQMLKNIQAQIQAILAHKPNNQAEQLALTKLYHEQSRIFASGKVISSTSHPVSSGAESTMSVNVVSTSVPTSQSSSVCKNQTSTAQTQTFSNPSLATTSNTPIPNSTSLNIPSSVSTAFVGNLTQAQPTGQQNIQPQSAQTVHHQNMSPVESKQHKFYQNQSQPMPSQSSTSTTPYSGLNDMTSSAQSSLQNQTLSQQITVQLSTQCQTDPLDVKPNIQTLSPIKQEIPSQIQIQVQIGSPVSQVSSNSPRIASKCPQQNQSPVNISSSQCQIKQLNTPGNNSSPLVSPRQAVKRPASSPICRQMNRSDLLEQQLKIDQNGAINPDMNSPFSSKSDACKRLIRYHCFNEQVLSSKDLAKADEIFEETAKHLLSKFNSMMNKYTYLLLMESMREVRTSELMMIDRTFVAEEQSILSRLREQEAKANEDFKKEEKPMVPKVEPGLADDVKPLSMPANVAVKRELEDDYSEMDEDTKPLIKPLSCTSGDYDEWLEIQKELGVYPTSGDSSKCKNSGNNSSAMTRTSRSERTRANGEYRGSVVSSGLILKNSCETVPVTARRWSGATDLERDLLEDADSLDGLVLTSQAQCPPPMHLSNDNDNDNDDITAQVQSAIDSILNLKQGPSNPLPPPPLPATTSTSQNSESKDAALDQAVRSILGS, encoded by the exons ATGCAGCAGCCTCAGCCACGCCCTCTCCTCGGGGACTCTGTATCCTCTACACCCCCCCAAGCTGCACGTCGTAATAATCCTGTCGCTGTACTAACGCATCAGCAG TTGCAACAGCTGCAGCAGTTACAAGCACACAATCCAACTGGTCAGTCACTAACATTTGCCCTACAACAACCGTCAAATAAC GCGCAAGAGCAGAATAATGGATCAGCAACCCATGGAAATCACATAGTTTATGTAAATCAGTTGAACCAGTTGAATCAAGGAGGCCTCGGTCACTCAGGGACTGGTATGGGCCTGCCCCCAGCCACCCCCACGTTTGGGGTGGGCCTTAATATGGGACTGCcgttatcattattaaatACCTCGTTGACGTCTCTTACTTCAAATGCAATTACAACATCAAATCCACTCCTAAACTTGGGCTTATCTGGCATAAACCCAGGTCTGACAACTCTAAATCCGAATCTAAATACCCTAAACTCAAGTTTAAACACCATTAATCAGAGTCTAAGTTCGAATTTGACAACGAATAATATCAACTCTGGTTTAGCAGGCCTTGGCCAAGATTTAACAAATGTTACCTCTGGACTATCGTCCATAAACTCTGGATTATCTGGTATTAATCAAGGACTAACAAGTTTAAATCCGAATGTGAATCCCGGTCTAAACACTCTAAATACAAATTTAAGCAATGTGAATTCTAGTGTTTCCAATTTTGGGACATTAAATCCAAGTATAAGTACAAATTTGACTACAACCAGCATAAACCAAGGACTCAGTCAAACTCTAAACGCTTTAAATAGTGGCTTGACACCAAGCAGCATAGGTTCAAGCAATTCGAATAGCTTTTCGTTTCCCACCATTCAAAGTATACAGAGCTTAGCCCCACATATTGTGAGTTCAAACATTACGCATATTCCTAGTTCAAATGTGTCACATCTGACTTCAAATTCTAGTGTTTCTTCAATCTCACATATTTCCAATTCCGGTGTTACACACATACCGAGTTCAAGTGTGTTCACACAAGTATCTAGCGTACCTACACTTTGCAGCTCAAATATAACTCAAGCATCAAACATCACGCATTTAACAAATGCTGGAACAATGCACTCCGGTGTTTCCCAGGCTCCTAATTCAACGTTACAGCATATCCCACTTTCGAATGACCCTAATTCCACTATAAGTCATATAACTTCTTCGAATGCATCACACATAACTACTTTTCACCCTCAGAGGCAATTTTCCCAGAATTTGAATCCTGTTCTCAGTTCTTCGCAAACGCTAAATAGTGTTAATACATCTTTGAACGCAATGAGCAATTTAAACAATGTGAAGAATGTGCAAAATATTCAAAGTCAGAATATAAGTTCGCCTGGTAGCCCCTTTTCAATACCAATGAAAAGTCCTGCTTCAAATATAGCACCACCTACACCAAGTCCGAGTCCAAACCGACTTCTACTAAGAAGCCCGGCATCTAATTCAATGCAATCAAATAGAAACAGTCCAAGTCctgtttcaatttcaactcCAAATGCTAGTTTTGGGACCCAACTGCAGAGCCCAATGCAAAGCCCAATGAGTATTGGACCCATTCAAAGCCCAGCGCCTAGTCCTTATCCACCTGCCAAGAGTCCACATCACTTAGGAGCTGGCAGTGCTATGAATAACAGAAGTCCAGCGCCTGGTGGCAGCCCTGGTCCACCAGTG GTAAGATCCAATACGCCAATACTACAACAAGGGATGCAAGTTCTACAGATTATTCATGGTAATCCACAAAATTACCAACCCACTCCTACTCAATTAGTGACGAGGACTCACTTGATTGGAAATcaacaaattcaaattgcCACCACCAAACCAACTAAACAACCACCACAAATTTTGCCTAAGCCTCCAAATCAGCAAGCTAGTGTTACACAGCCAAAACAACAGCGAACCACCAACACTGTTACGAGTCAG GTTCCACAACAATCTCAACCACAGTTGGTTCTTACTGGTCCTCAGACGAACGCCACAACAGCTACCATGATTCCTACAGCGCAAGGTCCACTTTTGCTGAACCAG CTGACCCAACAACAACTGGTTCGTGTCGTGACAGCTCAGGGAATGCAGCTACAGGGCTTGGCCCCAGCATTTTTTGCTGTACCTAACGGTTTTCCGCCACCTCCACCCCCTGTTTTGAGGCATAACCAAAATAGTCCAGCTCCTC CAAATAGTGGAGGTAATCCGATAGTAATACAAAACACCATGGTGCAAAGCCCCCAGACACAACTTACACAAGTGACAAATGCAAATACTTCGAATAATTCGTCAAATAGTCATACAGTTGATCATAATTTATTACCTCCGCCTAAAAAgaaagcaaagaaaaagaaaaaggccAAAAGAAAAGATGAGGAACCACCAAAGTTAGATTTGGCAAGTATCATGAAAATATCTGGAATTGGCGATGACGATGACATGTTTGATACAGATTTAGTTACTGAGTCAGAAACATCCAATCAAATGCAAATTGAACAAAGTATTGATCAAAGCTTAGGTTCAGCTTTGACACAAGTATCAATTTGTAATACGATTAACGTTAATACACAAACTCAGAGTAACCAGAATAGTCGGAATAGTCAGTTGTTAGCACAGTTACAAACACCTGTGCAAAATCCCATTTCTGGACATTTGAGACTTGCTGTCGGCGAAGACGGCAAGTTCATCTTGCATCACACACCAGAACCCAATCATCCAGAAATTGATGCAGCCACAGCTCAGGCATTAATTCGCTCATTGACTCAAGGTGGTGGACAAAATTCGCAAATAATATCTCAACTTCTTGGTCAGGCATCAGGATCACCACAAAATACTGGACACAATCAACCAATGATACAGATGCAATCGCACAGTAGgcagaaatttgagaaatcaCCTTTGGCTACAGCAAATCAAGGATCGAACCAACCTCAAGCGGCAGTTACCAGTCCAACAAATTGTCAGGATGTTACCCTGTCGACGAGTCCTGAGCAATTACAGATTTCCCAGAATTTGAATATGCAAAGCAATTTGAGTAATTCCGCAAATCAGAATACCCAAATATGTCCAAGTTTGAACTCGCAAAGTCATGCAAACTCTATGCAGAATTCGAACATGCAAATGTCcatgaatttgaatattaataGCATGTCAAATACTACAAAAACTGCCCAAACATCGAATACTAATCTACATAGCCATCAGCATTCTAATCCCAATATACAATTATCTGGTGAAGTTTCatcccaaaaattttcaatggtTTGCCCAAAATTCCAAGTTCAAACGAATCAACGAGTTCCAAACACTGGCCAACCTGTTGCTCCTAATCAACAACATGGACGTAACTTGCAAACCCAGAATGTAACTCAGAATCGAGTCACTAATCCCCCTGTACAATTGAGTCCGCAACAAACTGTTAAATATTCCCAGCATACTGGTCATGGTACACAAAAGCCCATGCAGAGTACTCACTCGATGCAGGTAAACTCTCAATTAGTTAATCTGCTTCCAAAAAATGCGCAGTCGATACAGCAAATTAATATGCAGCAAGAGACTCAATGTAACCAGCAAACAACACAAACTGGTCAACtgttgcagaaccaaaatgtACAGCACATCTTCCAACAAAATCCCAATACTAGTAGCAATTTACAACACAATATTCCGTTAAATTCTGTTAATAACAtgcaacaaaatatttctacaAGTGGTCAGCAAAATACTAGCAAAAATGTACACCAAAGCACTGCTGCTAGCgcacaacaacagcaacaacaccAAAATAGTATTTCACAACAAAATGCACCTGCTACTCAACAACACTTGGAACAAAGTTTGCATTGTAATATTGCCAGTGATTTACATCATAATTCAGCCAATATTGTTAATCAAAATGCACCCAATAATTTGCAACATGGAACAACGAATaataaacaacaaaatttaACTACTGATTCTCAAAATGTCAGTCTGAAACAGCACAAGATGGCATATGTGAATACGAACTGTTCAGAAAATTTACAGTCACCTAATTCTCAAAGTGGTACAAACAACGTGCAACAACAGAAAATTTTGATCTCAAATTCTCCTTGTCAGAGAAATATGCAGCAGACTGATCTTCAGAAGGTTCAAGCATCCAGTACCAATACGATGAATTCTGCTGCAACAAGTATATTCAATAATGCTCCGAAAATTACACCTGAAATTCTGAATGCTCTGAGTAACTTGAACCCAAACGATCAGTTATTAATTGCTAATGCTAATGGGCAAATGCAAGTTATAAGTCAACAGTTATTGCAGCAATTTTTATCTGGACAGCTGAATGTCTCACAGCAAACCCAAAACCAGAATCAAACACAGAAAATTGTCATTGGAGAACCAAACTCCAACAATCAGAATTTGCAAGGTGTACAAATAAATACACCTACCAGTCAAATAATTGTAAACAGCTCAGGGGGAGTACCAACAATACAAAACAATATCCAGAATATTGTCGTACAAGCAGCACCATCTCAAATGCCGCAACAAATACAAATACAGAATTCAGGTTTTCCAACTCAATTTATTGACAATCTAAATCAACAGCAAATTAGAAGTTTGGGAAATAATTCAACAACTACTAGTTCTGCACCCAAGAAAGCCAAGCTTACCAAGAAAGTTAAGGTCGCTGTTACTTCGGCTCAAAACGTCAGTTTTCAATCG GTTGCCAAAGCTGTTGCGGTATCTCGAACTACaatgacaacaacaacatcgaCTCAAAAAACTAGCCTGTGTGATACCACTAATAAAGGAAACTTAAGTTTGATGGCTCAGAGTacaaattcaaacaaatcCGAACTACCGCCAACTTCAACTAACGGTTCTGTAGTTTCACCAATgccaaataatcaaaatttgattttaccCAATGGACAATTGGTCCAAAGGGTGCAAACTATACAATTGCCTGTGCAAAAACAGCAGatgctgaaaaatattcaggcaCAAATACAGGCAATCCTTGCACATAAACCCAATAATCAAGCTGAACAGCTTGCTTTAACAAAGCTCTACCACGAGCAGAGCAGAATTTTTGCCAGCGGAAAAGTTATCAGCAGCACTTCTCACCCAGTAAGCAGT GGAGCTGAGTCAACTATGAGTGTTAATGTTGTATCAACCTCGGTACCTACTTCTCAGTCATCAAGCGTTTGCAAAAATCAAACATCGACAGCTCAAACACAGACGTTTAGCAATCCTTCTTTGGCTACCACCTCGAATACTCCAATTCCAAATTCTACATCACTTAATATTCCAAGTAGTGTTAGTACTGCTTTTGTCGGCAATCTAACACAGGCGCAACCTACA GGACAGCAAAATATTCAGCCACAATCTGCCCAGACGGTTCATCATCAAAATATGAGTCCAGTCGAGTCCAAACAGCATAAATTTTATCAGAATCAAAGTCAACCGATGCCGAGTCAATCAAGTACGAGCACAACACCATATTCTGGGTTGAATGACATGACGAGTTCAGCACAAAGTAGTTTACAAAATCAAACACTGTCTCAACAAATAACTGTACAACTGTCAACGCAATGTCAAACGGATCCGTTAGATGTGAAACCTAATATACAAACGCTCAGTCCAATCAAACAGGAAATACCATCGCAAATTCAAATCCAAGTTCAAATTGGATCTCCTGTCAGTCAGGTCTCATCTAATTCACCCAGAATTGCGTCAAAATGTCCTCAACAAAATCAAAGCCCAGTGAATATAAGTTCATCTCAGTGCCAGATTAAACAATTAAATACTCCAGGAAATAATAGTTCGCCCTTGGTAAGCCCACGACAAGCTGTCAAAAGGCCTGCCTCAAGTCCAATTTGTCGACAAATGAATCGCAGTGATTT GCTGGAACAACAGTTGAAAATAGACCAAAATGGTGCAATAAACCCAGATATGAATAGTCCATTTAGTAGTAAATCTGATGCATGTAAGCGTTTGATTAGATATCACTGTTTCAATGAGCAAGTGCTTAGTTCAAAGGATCTGGCAAAAGCGGACGAAATATTTGAGGAGACAGCTAAACATCTATTAAGCAAATTTAACTCtatgatgaataaatatacgtaCCTGTTACTTATGGAAAGCATG CGAGAGGTGAGAACTTCGGAATTGATGATGATTGATCGGACATTTGTTGCCGAGGAGCAGAGCATCTTAAGTAGACTCCGAGAACAGGAGGCTAAAGCCAATG AAGACTTTAAAAAGGAGGAGAAACCTATGGTTCCAAAAGTTGAGCCTGGCCTAGCGGACGATGTAAAACCTCTGTCAATGCCTGCTAATGTAGCTGTCAAGCGAGAACTAGAAGATGACTATTCAGAGATGGATGAAGATACCAAACCTCTGATAAAACCATTGAGTTGTACAAGTGGAGATTACGATGAGTGGCTTGAAATACAAAAGGAATTAGGTGTATATCCCACATCTGGTGACAGCTCAAAATGTAAAAACAGTGGTAACAATAGTAGTGCGATGACACGGACATCGAGGAGTGAAAGGACGCGAGCCAATGGTGAATATCGTGGTAGTGTAGTGAGTTCGGgtctaattttgaaaaattcttgcgAGACAGTCCCTGTTACGGCACGCCGCTGGAGCGGTGCCACAGATTTAGAAAGAGATCT